The Hypomesus transpacificus isolate Combined female chromosome 2, fHypTra1, whole genome shotgun sequence genome window below encodes:
- the LOC124480881 gene encoding trypsin-1-like — protein MRSLVFILLIGAAFATEEDKIVGGYECTPHSQPHTVSLNSGYHFCGGSLVNENWVVSAAHCYKSRVEVRLGEHHIRVTEGNEQFISSARVIRHPNYSSYNINNDIMLIKLSKPATLNAAVQPVALPSSCAPAGTMCKVSGWGNTMSSSADGDKLQCLDIPILSFEDCDNSYPGMITDAMFCAGYLEGGKDSCQGDSGGPVVCNGELQGVVSWGYGCAERDHPGVYAKVCLFNDWLTSTMASN, from the exons ATGAGGTCTCTGGTGTTCATTCTGCTCATCGGAGCTGCTT TTGCCACGGAGGAGGACAAGATCGTCGGAGGGTATGAGTGCACGCCCCACTCCCAGCCCCATACGGTGTCTCTGAACTCTGGGTATCACTTCTGCGGTGGCTCCCTGGTCAACGAGAACTGGGTTGTGTCTGCTGCTCACTGTTACAAGTC tcGTGTGGAGGTTCGTCTTGGGGAGCACCACATCAGAGTGACTGAGGGGAACGAGCAGTTTATCAGCTCTGCCCGCGTCATCCGTCACCCCAACTACAGCTCCTACAACATCAACAACGACATCATGCTGATCAAGCTGAGCAAGCCCGCCACCCTCAATGCCGCCGTGCAGCCCGTGGCTCTGCCCTCCAGCTGTGCCCCCGCTGGCACCATGTGCAAAGTCTCTGGCTGGGGCAACACCATGAGCTCCT CTGCTGATGGCGACAAGCTGCAGTGTCTGGACATCCCTATCCTTTCCTTCGAGGATTGTGACAACTCCTACCCTGGCATGATCACCGACGCCATGTTCTGTGCTGGCTACCTGGAGGGAGGCAAGGACTCTTGCCAG ggtgaCTCCGGTGGCCCCGTGGTCTGCAACGGTGAGCTCCAGGGTGTCGTGTCCTGGGGCTACGGCTGTGCCGAGAGGGATCACCCGGGTGTTTACGCCAAG GTGTGCCTCTTCAACGACTGGCTCACCAGCACCATGGCCAGTAACTAA
- the mrpl17 gene encoding 39S ribosomal protein L17, mitochondrial: MRLTLQMLISHGRVARKMGLGPESRINMLRNMLTGLVRHERIETTQGRADEVRFYAEKLIDYAKKGDTDEKAMKMASFWLTEKDLVPKLFKVLAPRFETQNKGYTRMARIPNRENLDRAKMAVLEYRGNPFPPLYPVRKNSELNLINQLLKGYKEEKAQKTVKI; the protein is encoded by the exons ATGCGCCTTACTTTGCAGATGTTAATTTCCCATGGCCGAGTTGCCCGTAAAATGGGTCTCGGTCCCGAGTCTCGTATCAATATGCTACGCAATATGCTTACGGGGCTCGTTCGCCACGAAAGGATAGAGACCACTCAAGGACGTGCGGACGAAGTTCGGTTCTACGCGGAAAAG TTGATTGACTATGCAAAGAAGGGAGACACTGACGAGAAAGCAATGAAAATGGCTAGCTTTTGGCTCACG GAAAAGGATCTTGTTCCAAAGCTCTTCAAGGTTTTGGCCCCTCGATTCGAAACTCAGAATAAAGGCTACACGCGCATGGCTCGCATTCCTAACCGAGAGAACCTGGACCGGGCCAAAATGGCTGTTCTTGAGTACAGAGGAAACCCTTTCCCACCCCTGTATCCTGTCAGAAAAAACAGTGAACTCAACCTTATCAACCAGCTGCTGAAAGGCTATAAAGAGGAGAAAGCACAGAAGACAGTCAAAATCTGA
- the LOC124480886 gene encoding trypsin-1-like: MRSLVFVLLIGAAFATEEDKIVGGYECKPYSQPHQVSLNSGYHFCGGSLVNENWVVSAAHCYKSRVEVRLGEHHIRVNEGNEQFISSARVIRHPNYSSYNINNDIMLIKLSKPATLNAFVQPVALPSSCAPAGTMCKVSGWGNTMSSSANGDKLQCLDIPILSFKDCDNSYPGQITDAMFCAGYLEGGKDSCQGDSGGPVVCNGELQGVVSWGYGCAERNNPGVYAKVCLFNDWLTSTMNSY, from the exons ATGAGGTCTCTGGTCTTCGTTCTGCTCATCGGAGCTGCTT TTGCCACGGAGGAGGACAAGATCGTCGGAGGGTATGAGTGCAAGCCCTACTCCCAGCCCCATCAGGTGTCTCTGAACTCTGGGTACCACTTCTGCGGTGGCTCCCTGGTCAACGAGAACTGGGTTGTGTCTGCTGCTCACTGTTACAAGTC tcGTGTGGAGGTTCGTCTTGGGGAGCACCACATCAGAGTGAACGAGGGTAACGAGCAGTTCATCAGCTCTGCCCGCGTCATCCGTCACCCCAACTACAGCTCCTACAACATCAACAACGACATCATGCTGATCAAGCTGAGCAAGCCCGCCACCCTCAACGCCTTCGTGCAGCCCGTGGCTCTGCCCTCCAGCTGTGCCCCCGCTGGCACCATGTGCAAAGTCTCTGGCTGGGGCAACACCATGAGCTCCT CTGCTAATGGCGACAAGCTGCAGTGTCTGGACATCCCTATCCTTTCCTTCAAGGATTGTGACAACTCCTACCCTGGCCAGATCACAGACGCCATGTTCTGTGCTGGCTACCTGGAGGGAGGCAAGGACTCTTGCCAG GGTGACTCCGGTGGCCCCGTGGTCTGCAACGGTGAGCTCCAGGGTGTCGTGTCCTGGGGCTACGGCTGTGCCGAGAGGAATAACCCCGGTGTTTACGCCAAG GTGTGCCTCTTCAACGACTGGCTTACCAGCACCATGAACAGCTACTAA